One stretch of Pseudomonas fragi DNA includes these proteins:
- a CDS encoding recombinase family protein: MKAHLYLRASTKDQDANRAKIALETFAAEKGLTVAGIYAENISGTKLNRPRLLAMLEAAEPGDICLCESVDRLTRLSQSDWKSLKATIEAKGLRLVIADLPTSHLLVQDTGITGQVMEVVNGMLIDLMATMARLDQEKRVERIRQGIQNKQAAEPGWKPTGKSKDADKWKRVESILTKYPQASADEVAKMAECGVATVYRIKRTLSA; the protein is encoded by the coding sequence ATGAAAGCCCACCTTTATCTGCGAGCGTCTACCAAGGATCAGGACGCGAATAGAGCCAAGATCGCACTGGAAACATTCGCAGCTGAAAAAGGGCTAACCGTCGCGGGTATCTACGCAGAGAACATCAGCGGGACAAAGCTTAATCGACCCCGATTACTTGCCATGCTTGAAGCCGCAGAACCAGGTGATATTTGCCTATGCGAATCCGTGGATAGACTCACGCGACTCTCTCAGTCCGACTGGAAGTCCCTGAAAGCTACGATTGAAGCCAAAGGTTTACGACTGGTCATTGCCGACCTGCCAACCAGCCACCTACTGGTGCAAGATACCGGCATCACTGGCCAAGTCATGGAGGTTGTCAACGGCATGCTGATTGACCTGATGGCGACAATGGCGCGCCTCGACCAGGAAAAACGCGTGGAGCGTATCCGGCAAGGTATCCAGAACAAGCAAGCGGCTGAACCTGGCTGGAAACCCACCGGCAAGAGCAAGGACGCGGATAAATGGAAGAGGGTTGAAAGCATTCTGACAAAGTATCCACAGGCTTCCGCTGATGAGGTTGCCAAAATGGCCGAGTGCGGCGTCGCGACTGTCTACCGTATCAAACGCACACTTAGCGCCTGA
- a CDS encoding helix-turn-helix domain-containing protein, with amino-acid sequence MPGKKATPNQSAQAVILREAGYSIPAIALQLEISVSTAQRILKTNKAVAGATQQKLITKAREDMLNTAFALDKVQLIAASHVIDDLAISQQIRNKLSMAVEQLDLTDPTSFRALAASATTLKLTQDVQRRALPLEKMNMALDVEEMPVLQIHLMTDFDVAKLRAEQRRQDAEQKGDTEGMEGELETLRYLESKEEEAWNETLANEEDDIVLLGFDSEMT; translated from the coding sequence ATGCCCGGTAAAAAAGCCACTCCAAACCAAAGTGCTCAAGCAGTCATTCTCAGAGAAGCTGGGTATAGCATTCCCGCGATTGCACTTCAGCTAGAGATCAGCGTGAGCACTGCTCAACGCATTTTGAAAACGAATAAGGCAGTCGCTGGCGCTACCCAGCAGAAGCTAATCACAAAGGCCAGGGAGGACATGCTAAACACAGCGTTCGCTCTGGATAAGGTTCAATTGATTGCAGCGTCCCACGTGATAGACGACCTCGCAATCAGCCAGCAAATAAGAAACAAGCTCTCGATGGCTGTCGAGCAACTTGATTTGACTGATCCCACATCTTTTAGAGCCCTAGCTGCAAGCGCCACCACTCTCAAGCTAACCCAAGATGTCCAGCGCCGAGCACTCCCTTTAGAAAAGATGAACATGGCCCTCGACGTAGAGGAGATGCCTGTACTCCAGATCCATCTCATGACGGACTTTGACGTCGCCAAACTCAGAGCAGAGCAACGCCGACAGGATGCGGAGCAAAAAGGAGATACAGAAGGCATGGAAGGAGAACTCGAAACATTGCGCTACCTCGAGTCAAAAGAGGAAGAAGCCTGGAATGAAACGCTAGCAAATGAAGAGGATGACATCGTCCTCCTAGGCTTTGACAGTGAGATGACCTGA
- a CDS encoding helix-turn-helix domain-containing protein, which produces MPISPKQCELVAVFANNVRRKRLELGLSQEELAELAGVHRTYIGMLERSEKNVTIYNIWRLASALQIEPSQLLIEQK; this is translated from the coding sequence ATGCCTATCTCACCAAAGCAATGCGAGCTTGTCGCAGTTTTTGCCAACAACGTCCGCCGGAAACGACTGGAGCTTGGGCTCTCGCAGGAAGAATTAGCGGAGCTAGCTGGCGTCCATCGGACTTACATAGGGATGCTGGAAAGGAGCGAAAAAAATGTCACGATATACAATATCTGGCGCCTCGCATCGGCGCTCCAAATAGAGCCGTCACAGCTGCTGATCGAGCAAAAGTGA
- a CDS encoding Shedu immune nuclease family protein, which produces MDSYQNPKPGKTYISPALQSFGDKTRLLRIASKVLPSADGYEYVRERDETVVRHKPDAATYITAKFLEDDRRVRVLTVQKFSSGTGQPYGSGFSFVGEEIGKFCEFLANIQAVAFENGSQINITDDELRRIVLTSPQAERMVKENEDLISEIVKHSLTKQDVVAIGYRKKQLGVFRRLLEDEEYFQRLKSSKGCTAEGLWQQFFEKNAWIFGYGLSYIYTTGLDNKRLEQVVKGNDVAQPGKRVDALLKTRARASSLCFVEIKTHKTLLLKTKSYRAGCWAPSDELAGAVCQVQGTVAFAAQTLMGAVRLTDDDGYPTDEEIFNFSPKAFVVVGSLEQLIGEHGVNREQLRSFELFRRNTVQPEIITYDELYERAKHIIEANEA; this is translated from the coding sequence ATGGACAGCTACCAGAATCCGAAGCCAGGAAAGACCTACATCAGTCCCGCCCTCCAGTCCTTTGGGGACAAAACACGACTTCTGCGCATCGCGTCTAAGGTGCTGCCATCGGCAGATGGTTATGAATATGTTCGTGAGAGAGATGAAACCGTTGTTCGTCACAAACCAGATGCTGCCACCTACATAACAGCAAAGTTTTTGGAGGACGACCGACGAGTCCGTGTTTTGACTGTGCAAAAGTTTAGCTCCGGTACTGGTCAACCGTACGGATCGGGTTTCTCATTTGTTGGGGAGGAGATAGGTAAGTTTTGTGAGTTTCTGGCCAACATCCAGGCTGTCGCTTTTGAAAATGGTAGCCAGATAAACATCACTGATGATGAGCTGAGGCGCATTGTTCTGACTTCACCTCAAGCCGAACGGATGGTCAAAGAGAACGAGGATCTTATCTCAGAGATAGTCAAACACTCGCTCACCAAGCAGGACGTTGTAGCCATAGGCTATCGAAAAAAGCAGTTGGGGGTCTTTCGGAGATTACTCGAGGATGAAGAATATTTTCAGAGGTTAAAAAGCAGCAAGGGTTGTACGGCGGAAGGTCTTTGGCAGCAGTTTTTTGAGAAAAACGCATGGATTTTTGGCTACGGTCTTAGCTACATATATACCACTGGGCTGGACAACAAAAGGTTGGAGCAAGTGGTTAAAGGCAACGATGTTGCGCAGCCCGGCAAAAGAGTTGATGCGCTTCTCAAAACTAGGGCTCGGGCCTCGAGTTTATGCTTCGTTGAGATAAAAACGCATAAAACACTGCTGTTGAAAACAAAGAGTTATCGAGCGGGGTGCTGGGCGCCTTCTGATGAGCTCGCCGGAGCTGTTTGTCAAGTGCAGGGCACCGTAGCCTTTGCCGCCCAGACTTTAATGGGCGCTGTTCGACTGACCGATGACGATGGGTATCCCACGGACGAAGAGATTTTCAATTTCTCACCCAAAGCGTTTGTAGTCGTTGGTTCTCTCGAACAGCTGATCGGTGAGCACGGGGTCAACCGTGAGCAATTAAGGAGCTTTGAGCTATTTCGTCGAAATACAGTTCAGCCTGAAATCATCACCTATGATGAGCTTTACGAACGAGCGAAACATATAATTGAGGCTAATGAGGCATAG
- a CDS encoding RNA polymerase sigma factor yields MTPPSPSSLLASFQEHYDDLLSFLTRRLRDRHRAADVAQETWIKLAKIDPRTVTVLNDRHFIFKVAGNLAIDALRVDQRQTRNLSAEPPSLEIADPGLPPEGLLLATERIGILDDALQQLSPNARQALLLSRIDGMTQAQIAVELGVSPSMVAKYIGQALRHCRDWLKHNHA; encoded by the coding sequence ATGACCCCGCCTTCCCCCTCCAGCCTGCTGGCCAGTTTTCAGGAGCATTACGACGACCTGTTGTCGTTCCTGACCCGGCGCCTGCGTGACCGACATCGGGCGGCGGATGTGGCGCAGGAAACCTGGATCAAGCTGGCGAAAATCGACCCCAGGACGGTCACGGTACTTAATGACCGGCACTTTATTTTCAAGGTGGCGGGCAATCTGGCCATTGATGCCTTGCGCGTGGACCAACGCCAGACCCGTAACCTGAGTGCCGAGCCGCCATCGCTGGAAATCGCCGACCCCGGGCTGCCGCCCGAAGGCCTGCTGCTGGCCACCGAGCGTATCGGCATCCTCGACGACGCCCTGCAACAGCTGTCGCCCAATGCCCGCCAGGCGTTGCTGCTGAGTCGTATCGACGGCATGACCCAGGCGCAGATCGCCGTCGAACTGGGCGTGTCGCCAAGTATGGTGGCAAAATATATCGGCCAGGCCTTGCGCCACTGCCGTGACTGGCTCAAACACAACCATGCCTGA
- a CDS encoding FecR family protein, translated as MPELAVMLSTPTPEDLDDQAIDWQTLLHSGTATARQRLDYQRWQQLSPAHKNAAQEAEALWADIGLTASAEQHRARPRRRAYRWASGLAAGLVLAVLGYGATDYVPSWSDTHHTGVGQRQQWLLSDGTRVTLNSATALSVDFTGTQRSVTLRKGEALFELADDPSRPFVVQAGQDRVAAKNGVFSVRRDAGQTRILVASGAAQVQHQAQTLELQPNQQALYQAGQAVAERQQVDANALTAWQRGKLIFNRKPLQEVLAELERYQYGRIVLPDATLGAMQISGVFDLNDPQNLLHTLEQRYGLNITYLPFVAWVH; from the coding sequence ATGCCTGAGCTTGCCGTGATGCTTTCTACGCCTACCCCTGAAGATCTCGACGATCAGGCCATCGACTGGCAGACGCTGCTGCACTCGGGCACAGCCACGGCCCGTCAGCGCCTGGACTACCAGCGCTGGCAACAGTTGAGCCCGGCGCACAAAAACGCCGCCCAGGAGGCCGAAGCGCTGTGGGCGGATATCGGCCTTACCGCCAGCGCCGAGCAACATCGCGCAAGGCCGCGCCGCCGGGCTTATCGCTGGGCCAGCGGGCTGGCGGCGGGGCTGGTGCTGGCCGTACTCGGGTATGGCGCTACGGACTATGTACCCAGCTGGTCCGACACTCATCACACCGGGGTCGGTCAGCGCCAGCAATGGCTGTTGAGCGATGGCACGCGGGTCACGCTCAATAGCGCGACGGCGCTATCGGTGGATTTCACCGGCACTCAGCGCAGCGTCACCTTGCGCAAGGGCGAAGCTCTGTTCGAGCTGGCCGATGACCCGTCGCGCCCCTTTGTTGTCCAGGCCGGGCAAGACCGCGTGGCGGCTAAAAACGGGGTCTTCAGCGTGCGTCGCGATGCGGGGCAGACTCGCATCCTGGTCGCCTCCGGCGCGGCGCAAGTGCAGCACCAGGCGCAAACCCTGGAGCTGCAACCCAACCAGCAGGCGCTGTACCAAGCAGGCCAGGCTGTCGCTGAGCGCCAGCAGGTCGATGCCAATGCCCTCACTGCCTGGCAGCGCGGCAAGCTGATCTTCAACCGCAAGCCCCTGCAGGAGGTCCTGGCCGAGCTGGAGCGCTATCAATACGGGCGCATCGTGCTGCCCGATGCCACCCTCGGCGCGATGCAGATCAGCGGCGTGTTCGACCTCAATGATCCGCAGAACCTGCTGCACACGCTGGAGCAGCGTTACGGCCTCAACATCACCTATCTGCCGTTTGTGGCGTGGGTCCACTGA
- a CDS encoding TonB-dependent siderophore receptor codes for MVEHVKKPRGAHLNEQRLRQVLVATTLLASLGGTLHASAQAASATAPGASVSARQVSLDVPAQELDQALTQFADQADLHLLFTSAEVAGLHSPGLKGQMSIEQALHTLLEGSGLDWQFSDARTVILRKPQAPAQSLQLKALEVSVGARTSTAISEIPGTVWVVDQVQLQEQLDTGVTLKEAIGKLVPGLDLAPEGRSNYGQNMRGRNVLVMIDGVSQNSSRGLSRQFDSISPFNVERVEVLSGASALYGGGATGGIINIVTKKGTPGPAQFETELSATSGFNNSDDLSSRISQSVSGGTDRVYGRLGISGEQNEAFYDGKGDQVFIDNTQTDLQYNRTLDLMGSLAIKLDDVQDLDLLAQYYDSGNNGSVGIYFPNLHDKAPSNLEDAEIRSGYDTDLEPRSKRLLFNANYHHADLLGQDFYLQGSYRKEDNNFYPFPYYNAGKPQGSKGVYFAASQQNFEVTSLKALFAKQWDSLKLTYGVDLDRERFNAEQSVFDSAISSESGGLDLVTQSKAPRYPSYRVDGHSAYAQLDWKLTDALTLSGGARRQQMDVDVGVFKGIAGGSNDYAVNLFNLGAIYDFKNGHQTWVNYSEGFDLPDPAKYYGKAGLSVKDNPLAGIKSRQVETGWRFADVDWDAQAAIYYIWSDKVITTDAATLTIDVTDKKSRDFGFEGALTRHFNNGWDAGGTLHLVRSEEEDAQGDWMKRDARYASLSKSTAFVGWHGDGRNVRLQGNHAFTLKDDSDHKISGYTTFDLMGSQETEFGTFSAGIQNLLDKEYSTVWGQRAALFYSPTYGPEYLYDYQGRGRTYTMTWSLAY; via the coding sequence ATGGTCGAGCACGTCAAAAAGCCACGCGGCGCACACCTCAACGAACAGCGACTGCGCCAGGTACTTGTGGCCACAACCTTGCTGGCCAGCCTGGGCGGCACGCTGCACGCCAGTGCCCAGGCAGCGTCTGCGACCGCCCCCGGTGCCTCTGTAAGCGCCCGCCAGGTCAGCCTGGACGTCCCGGCCCAGGAACTCGACCAGGCCCTTACCCAATTTGCCGACCAGGCCGATCTGCATCTGCTGTTCACCTCTGCCGAAGTGGCCGGGCTACACAGCCCGGGGCTCAAAGGGCAGATGAGCATTGAACAGGCACTGCACACCCTGCTGGAAGGCAGCGGCCTGGACTGGCAATTCAGCGATGCCCGCACCGTCATCTTGCGCAAACCTCAAGCCCCCGCGCAGAGCCTGCAACTCAAGGCCCTGGAAGTCAGCGTCGGCGCCCGTACCAGCACCGCCATCAGTGAAATCCCGGGCACCGTGTGGGTGGTCGACCAGGTGCAGTTGCAGGAGCAACTGGACACCGGTGTCACCCTCAAGGAAGCCATCGGCAAACTGGTGCCGGGGCTCGACCTGGCACCCGAAGGGCGCAGCAACTACGGCCAGAACATGCGCGGGCGCAACGTGCTGGTGATGATCGACGGCGTCAGCCAGAACAGCTCGCGGGGGCTGTCGCGCCAGTTCGACAGCATCTCGCCGTTCAACGTCGAACGGGTCGAAGTGTTGTCCGGCGCCAGCGCGCTATACGGCGGCGGCGCCACAGGCGGGATCATCAATATCGTGACCAAAAAGGGCACGCCCGGCCCCGCGCAATTCGAGACCGAGCTGTCGGCCACCAGCGGTTTCAACAACAGCGACGACCTCTCCAGCCGCATTTCGCAATCAGTCAGCGGCGGCACAGATCGGGTCTATGGTCGCCTGGGGATTTCCGGCGAACAGAACGAAGCCTTTTACGATGGCAAGGGCGATCAGGTGTTTATCGACAACACCCAGACCGACCTGCAATACAACCGCACCCTCGACCTGATGGGCAGCCTGGCGATCAAGCTCGATGACGTGCAGGACCTGGACTTGCTGGCTCAGTACTACGATTCGGGCAATAACGGCAGCGTCGGCATCTACTTCCCCAACCTGCACGACAAGGCGCCGTCCAACCTCGAAGACGCCGAGATCCGCAGCGGCTACGACACCGACCTGGAGCCGCGTTCCAAGCGCCTGCTGTTCAACGCCAACTATCACCACGCCGACTTGCTGGGCCAGGACTTCTACTTGCAGGGCTCGTACCGCAAGGAAGACAACAATTTCTATCCGTTCCCGTACTACAACGCCGGTAAACCGCAGGGTTCCAAGGGCGTGTACTTCGCCGCTTCGCAGCAAAACTTCGAGGTCACCAGCCTCAAGGCACTGTTTGCCAAGCAATGGGACAGCCTGAAGCTGACCTATGGCGTGGACCTTGACCGCGAGCGCTTCAACGCCGAGCAAAGCGTGTTCGATTCGGCCATCTCGTCCGAAAGCGGCGGCCTGGACCTGGTCACCCAAAGCAAAGCCCCGCGCTACCCAAGTTACCGGGTTGATGGGCATTCGGCCTACGCCCAGCTTGACTGGAAACTTACCGATGCCCTGACCCTGTCTGGCGGCGCGCGGCGACAACAAATGGACGTCGATGTCGGTGTGTTCAAGGGCATTGCCGGTGGCAGCAATGATTACGCGGTCAACCTGTTCAACCTCGGTGCCATCTACGACTTTAAAAATGGCCATCAAACCTGGGTCAACTACAGCGAAGGCTTTGATTTGCCGGACCCGGCCAAGTACTACGGCAAGGCGGGCCTGAGCGTCAAAGACAACCCGCTGGCCGGGATCAAGAGCCGTCAGGTCGAGACCGGCTGGCGTTTTGCAGATGTGGATTGGGACGCGCAGGCGGCGATTTATTACATCTGGTCGGACAAGGTCATCACCACGGACGCTGCCACGCTGACCATTGATGTAACCGACAAGAAAAGCCGCGACTTTGGCTTTGAAGGCGCGCTGACCCGTCACTTCAATAACGGTTGGGACGCAGGCGGCACCTTGCATCTGGTGCGTTCAGAGGAAGAGGACGCGCAAGGCGACTGGATGAAACGTGACGCTCGTTATGCGTCATTGTCCAAGTCCACCGCGTTTGTGGGCTGGCACGGTGACGGGCGCAATGTGCGCTTGCAGGGTAACCATGCCTTTACACTTAAAGACGATTCCGACCACAAGATCAGCGGTTACACCACGTTCGACTTGATGGGCAGCCAGGAGACTGAATTCGGCACGTTCAGCGCCGGTATCCAGAACCTGCTGGACAAGGAGTACAGCACCGTCTGGGGCCAGCGTGCGGCGCTGTTCTACTCGCCGACCTACGGCCCGGAGTATCTGTATGACTATCAGGGCCGTGGCCGCACTTACACCATGACCTGGTCATTGGCGTACTGA
- a CDS encoding YdgA family protein gives MNKPLAVLVGIVVVAGALNTAGAWYTGSKIEGVLQTSIAQTNQELAKQLQGTTTHGTIELVSIERNLYSSTAHYRLKLQDDKAGADAQPVELLFVDNIEHGPLPWSRIKTFKWMPVMAVSNYSLEKTPFSEKWFAATKDQTPLKGQVTLGYDRSIDGHMELTALQTQLDEHSTLSFSGMTMQAQTDADGQNLKAKGYMDHLKLNAITIENPPVTVELNGLTLASDLKKTDFGFYLGQSVMALSEGQLTYGVKQSVIKLKSFEYADSASANGNLMSGRLSYNVGDVTLDGKPVGSAQMVLTANSLDIPAMQALLQIYQNKFQPQAEGTLPQTPLTPAEQVQMQLQVEKILASKPQLALEKFTIKTANGESQLSVAMGLAKPTSFEQPPVEVTKQMLTALEAKLLLSKPMIADLSAVQAQLVGQTDPQAIAKMASMNSEMAGVMAVQTGLAKVEGSNILASLNYADGQVDLNGQKMSLEDFITAMSTRFGGVASQ, from the coding sequence ATGAATAAACCATTAGCTGTGCTGGTAGGGATCGTTGTTGTCGCCGGGGCGCTGAACACCGCTGGCGCGTGGTACACCGGCAGCAAAATCGAGGGCGTGCTGCAGACGTCGATTGCACAGACCAACCAGGAGCTGGCCAAGCAACTGCAAGGCACGACCACACACGGCACTATTGAGCTGGTTTCCATTGAGCGCAACCTCTACAGCAGCACCGCGCACTATCGTCTCAAGCTCCAGGACGACAAGGCCGGCGCGGATGCACAGCCGGTGGAATTGCTGTTTGTCGATAATATCGAGCATGGCCCGTTGCCGTGGTCGCGTATCAAGACGTTCAAGTGGATGCCGGTGATGGCGGTCAGCAATTATTCGCTGGAAAAAACCCCATTTAGCGAAAAATGGTTTGCCGCCACCAAGGATCAGACCCCGCTCAAAGGCCAGGTCACCCTGGGTTACGACCGCTCGATTGACGGTCATATGGAGCTGACGGCCCTGCAGACCCAGCTGGACGAGCACTCGACCTTGAGTTTCTCGGGCATGACCATGCAGGCCCAGACCGATGCCGACGGCCAGAACCTCAAGGCCAAAGGCTACATGGACCACCTCAAGCTCAATGCAATCACGATTGAGAACCCGCCGGTAACGGTCGAGCTCAATGGCCTGACCCTGGCCAGTGACCTGAAGAAAACCGACTTTGGCTTCTATCTCGGGCAGAGCGTGATGGCGCTGAGTGAAGGCCAGTTGACCTATGGCGTGAAGCAATCGGTGATCAAGCTCAAGAGCTTCGAGTACGCGGATTCTGCTTCTGCTAATGGCAACCTGATGTCCGGGCGGCTGTCCTACAACGTGGGTGATGTCACCCTGGACGGTAAACCGGTGGGCAGTGCGCAAATGGTCCTGACCGCCAACAGCCTGGATATCCCGGCCATGCAGGCGCTGCTGCAGATTTATCAGAACAAGTTCCAGCCCCAGGCCGAGGGCACTTTGCCGCAAACCCCGCTGACCCCGGCGGAGCAAGTGCAGATGCAGCTTCAGGTGGAAAAGATACTGGCCTCCAAACCGCAGCTGGCGCTAGAGAAATTCACCATCAAGACCGCCAATGGCGAAAGCCAGCTCAGCGTTGCGATGGGCTTGGCCAAACCGACTTCATTTGAGCAGCCGCCGGTTGAGGTCACCAAGCAGATGCTGACCGCGCTTGAGGCCAAGCTGCTGCTGTCCAAGCCGATGATTGCTGATTTGTCGGCAGTGCAGGCACAACTGGTGGGCCAGACCGACCCGCAAGCCATTGCCAAGATGGCCAGCATGAACAGCGAAATGGCGGGTGTGATGGCGGTGCAGACCGGGCTGGCCAAAGTGGAGGGCAGCAACATCCTGGCCTCGCTCAATTACGCGGATGGCCAGGTGGATCTCAATGGCCAGAAAATGAGCCTTGAAGACTTCATCACGGCAATGAGCACCCGCTTTGGTGGTGTGGCCAGCCAGTAA
- a CDS encoding efflux transporter outer membrane subunit — protein sequence MKAVRLAAVGLGLLLSGCQLLGPDYQLPKDAAMQRPDLQGQLAGEGANVVSAPVPDDWWKLYQDPKLNELVRQALASNTDLRVAAANLSRARAQVEQAQSAGGWSGSVKAGAQRLQESGEAFLLADKVPVANVGDLGISTSYQFDLWGTLQRGIEAAQANADATQAAADTARITLVADVVRAYTQVCAANEEHHIAEESLKLQAQSTSLTQRLRDAGRGDETQVTRSETQFKSLRAELPRYEAMRQSGLFRLSMLLARPLDQLPAGVATCAELPHIAQLLPVGDGAALLKRRPDVRQAERHLAAATAEIGVATGSLYPDISIGASIGTVGIIDNLGTAPTNRWGFGPMLSWTIPTNGSRARIREAEAVTQGALAKFDGVVLNAIRETQTSLVQYTALLQRREALAEAEASAKTAADQTHQFFQAGRESFLADLQATRTYTDMRAQLSAANTQVAMSQIDLFLALGGGWESGRTQAAANAKP from the coding sequence ATGAAAGCCGTTCGCCTGGCAGCCGTAGGGCTGGGTCTGCTGTTGTCGGGCTGCCAGTTGCTGGGCCCCGATTACCAGTTGCCCAAGGACGCGGCCATGCAGCGCCCCGACTTGCAGGGCCAATTGGCGGGCGAGGGCGCCAATGTGGTGTCCGCGCCGGTCCCCGATGACTGGTGGAAGCTCTATCAGGACCCCAAGCTCAACGAGCTGGTGCGTCAGGCGCTGGCCTCCAACACAGATTTGCGGGTCGCTGCGGCGAACCTGTCGCGGGCCCGGGCCCAGGTGGAGCAGGCGCAATCGGCCGGGGGCTGGAGTGGCTCGGTCAAGGCGGGCGCCCAGCGCTTGCAAGAGTCCGGCGAAGCCTTTCTGCTGGCCGATAAGGTACCGGTAGCCAATGTCGGTGATCTGGGTATCAGTACCTCGTACCAGTTCGACTTGTGGGGCACCTTGCAGCGCGGGATCGAAGCCGCGCAGGCCAACGCCGATGCGACCCAGGCCGCGGCGGATACTGCACGCATCACCCTGGTGGCGGATGTGGTGCGGGCCTACACCCAGGTCTGCGCCGCCAATGAAGAGCACCATATCGCTGAAGAGTCCCTCAAGCTGCAAGCGCAAAGCACCAGCCTGACCCAGCGCCTGCGTGACGCCGGGCGCGGTGATGAAACCCAGGTCACCCGTTCTGAAACCCAGTTCAAGTCGTTGCGCGCAGAATTGCCGCGCTACGAGGCCATGCGCCAGTCCGGCCTGTTCCGTTTGTCTATGTTGCTGGCCAGGCCGCTGGATCAACTCCCCGCCGGTGTTGCCACCTGCGCCGAGCTGCCGCATATCGCCCAGCTGTTGCCGGTGGGTGACGGCGCAGCGCTGCTCAAGCGCCGCCCCGACGTGCGTCAGGCCGAGCGCCATCTGGCTGCAGCCACCGCCGAAATCGGCGTAGCCACAGGCTCGCTGTACCCGGACATCAGCATCGGTGCCAGCATTGGCACGGTGGGGATTATCGACAATCTGGGTACGGCCCCTACCAACCGCTGGGGCTTCGGCCCGATGTTGAGCTGGACAATTCCGACCAACGGCTCGCGGGCGCGCATCCGTGAAGCCGAGGCTGTTACCCAGGGGGCATTGGCCAAATTCGACGGTGTGGTGCTCAACGCCATCCGCGAAACCCAGACCAGCCTGGTGCAATACACCGCCTTGTTGCAGCGCCGCGAAGCACTGGCTGAAGCCGAGGCGTCGGCCAAAACGGCGGCCGACCAGACCCATCAGTTCTTCCAGGCCGGGCGCGAGTCGTTTCTGGCCGACTTGCAGGCGACCCGCACCTACACCGACATGCGCGCGCAATTGTCGGCAGCCAATACTCAGGTCGCCATGAGCCAGATCGACCTGTTCCTGGCCCTGGGTGGTGGCTGGGAAAGTGGACGAACGCAAGCTGCGGCAAACGCCAAACCCTGA
- a CDS encoding HlyD family secretion protein, which translates to MKKPLLTLGRVVLTLLVVTFACVVVWRMTMYYMFAPWTRDAHIRADIVQIAPDVSGLIKQVDVRDNQPVSRDQVLFVIDQERFKLALRQAEATVADRKETLAQAQRESRRNKGLGNLVAREQLEESQSRELRAQAALIEAQVAVDSAQLNLDRTVVRSPVDGYVNDRAPRVNEFVTAGRPVLSIVDSSSFHIDGYFEETKLDGIHVGQSVDIRVIGDNARLRGHVESIVAGIEDRDRTSGQNLLPNVNPAFSWVRLAQRIPVRIVFDDVPEDFRMIAGRTATVSIIEDSAKAQPAPERAQ; encoded by the coding sequence ATGAAAAAACCTTTACTGACCCTGGGCCGTGTCGTTCTCACCTTGCTGGTGGTGACGTTTGCCTGCGTCGTGGTCTGGCGCATGACCATGTATTACATGTTTGCTCCCTGGACCCGTGATGCCCATATCCGCGCCGACATTGTGCAAATCGCCCCCGACGTGTCGGGCCTGATCAAGCAGGTGGATGTGCGTGACAACCAGCCCGTCAGCCGTGATCAGGTGCTGTTTGTGATTGACCAGGAACGCTTCAAGCTGGCACTGCGTCAGGCCGAGGCCACCGTGGCCGACCGCAAGGAAACCCTGGCCCAGGCTCAGCGTGAAAGCCGCCGTAACAAGGGCCTGGGTAACCTGGTGGCCCGTGAACAGCTCGAAGAAAGCCAGTCCCGTGAGCTGCGTGCCCAGGCCGCACTGATTGAGGCCCAAGTGGCCGTGGACAGCGCCCAGCTCAATCTGGACCGCACCGTGGTGCGCAGCCCGGTCGATGGCTACGTCAACGACCGGGCTCCACGGGTCAATGAGTTCGTCACCGCAGGGCGGCCGGTGCTGTCGATTGTCGACAGCAGCTCGTTCCATATCGATGGCTATTTTGAAGAAACCAAGCTGGATGGCATCCATGTCGGCCAAAGCGTCGATATCCGCGTGATTGGCGACAATGCACGTTTGCGCGGGCATGTCGAAAGCATCGTGGCGGGTATCGAAGACCGTGACCGCACCAGCGGCCAGAACCTGCTGCCCAATGTCAACCCGGCGTTCAGCTGGGTGCGGCTGGCGCAACGGATTCCGGTGCGTATCGTGTTTGACGACGTGCCTGAAGACTTTCGCATGATCGCCGGGCGCACCGCGACCGTGTCCATTATCGAAGACTCGGCCAAAGCCCAGCCTGCCCCGGAGCGCGCGCAATGA
- a CDS encoding DUF1656 domain-containing protein codes for MIGDVDISGVFLPTLLVLMGITYLLFLVVHGLLTRVHFYRLVWHRALFNVGLYALLLGVVDSFSRYLMT; via the coding sequence ATGATTGGTGACGTAGATATCAGCGGGGTCTTCCTGCCCACGCTTCTGGTATTGATGGGCATTACCTACTTGTTGTTTCTGGTGGTTCACGGATTACTTACCCGTGTGCACTTTTACCGTCTGGTCTGGCACCGGGCTTTGTTCAACGTCGGTCTCTACGCTCTGTTACTCGGCGTTGTGGATTCGTTCAGTCGATATCTGATGACATGA